One genomic segment of Hordeum vulgare subsp. vulgare chromosome 2H, MorexV3_pseudomolecules_assembly, whole genome shotgun sequence includes these proteins:
- the LOC123429868 gene encoding equilibrative nucleotide transporter 3-like, which yields MAYGEDGHRGVHTIPEGKSLAVFICWLLGNGCLFGYNSMLTMEDYFVHLFPSYHPVRVITLTYQPFVLVIAAVFAYHEAKVNTRVRNLVGYSLFFLSSLALIILDLATSGRGGIAAFIGVCTVVSVFGVAEGHVEGAMTGDLSLMCPEFIQSFSAGMAASGAITSALRLVTKAAFEKSRDGLRRGAMLFFAASCVFEVLCLVLYAHVFPKLPIVKFYRAKAASEGSLTVAADLAAAGLQRHPKLSAEDDPAIPERLSNKQLLMLNMDYALDMFLIYLLTLSIFPGFLAEDLESHSLGSWYALVLIATYNSSDLVGRYVPLMESVKVTSRRRLLAMVLARYLLLPAFYCAARYGGESWTIVLVSALGLSNGYLTVCVLTEAPKPYKGPEKNALGNLLVFCLLAGICLGAVLDWLWLIGKGW from the exons ATGGCATACGGCGAAGATGGTCATCGCGGGGTGCACACAATTCCGGAG GGCAAGAGTTTGGCCGTCTTCATCTGCTGGCTTCTGGGCAACGGATGCCTCTTTGGGTACAACAGCATGCTCACCATGGAAGATTACTTCGTCCACCTCTTCCCA AGCTACCATCCGGTTAGAGTCATCACTCTCACCTATCAGCCGTTTGTGCTCGTGATAGCTGCGGTGTTTGCCTACCATGAGGCGAAAGTAAACACCAGGGTGCGAAACTTGGTGGGGTACTCACTTTTCTTCCTCAGCTCGCTCGCTCTCATCATC CTGGATCTTGCGACGTCGGGTAGAGGTGGAATCGCAGCCTTCATCGGCGTGTGTACGGTTGTGTCAGTGTTTGGCGTCGCGGAAGGTCACGTCGAAGGTGCCATGACCGGGGACCTATCCTTGATGTGCCCGGAGTTCATACAG TCATTTTCTGCTGGCATGGCTGCATCGGGCGCAATAACGTCTGCCCTGAGGCTCGTTACAAAAGCGGCCTTCGAGAAATCCAGAGACGGCCTTCGCAGAGGAGCTA TGTTGTTCTTCGCTGCATCATGCGTCTTCGAGGTGCTGTGCTTGGTGCTGTATGCCCACGTCTTCCCCAAGCTGCCAATAGTGAAATTCTACCGTGCAAAGGCGGCTTCCGAGGGATCTCTGACGGTCGCCGCCGACCTTGCTGCCGCCGGCCTCCAAAGACACCCAAAACTATCG GCTGAAGACGACCCAGCCATCCCTGAACGTTTGAGCAACAAGCAGCTCCTCATGCTCAACATGGACTATGCCTTGGACATGTTCCTCATCTACCTGCTGACGCTCTCCATCTTCCCAGGATTTCTAGCCGAAGACCTTGAATCGCACAGCTTGGGCTCCTG GTACGCGCTGGTGCTGATCGCGACCTACAACAGCTCGGACCTGGTCGGGAGATACGTGCCTCTGATGGAGAGCGTCAAGGTGACGTCTCGGAGGAGACTACTGGCCATGGTGCTCGCGCGGTACCTGCTCCTCCCGGCGTTCTACTGCGCGGCCAGGTACGGAGGGGAGTCCTGGACGATCGTGCTCGTGTCGGCTCTAGGACTCAGCAACGGGTACCTGACGGTCTGCGTCCTGACCGAGGCGCCCAAACCGTACAAG GGGCCAGAAAAGAATGCTCTCGGAAACCTGCTCGTGTTTTGCCTCTTGGCAGGCATATGTTTAGGGGCTGTTCTTGACTGGCTGTGGCTCATAGGCAAAGGATGGTGA